The Poseidonibacter lekithochrous region CCTTCAGTACCTTCTAAACCTAATTGATTTTTAAGAGTTCCATGACCACCTTCTAATGGTGGATAACCTTTTCCACCAGTACCAAAGTCACCATGACACATAGAACATTGTTCGTGATATAATTCATCACCCATTTCAACAGAACCTTTACCTTCTGGTAAACCAGACCCATCAGGCATTACATCTGTATCCCAAGCTTTTACTTCTTTTGTCGTTGGAGTACGACCATATGAACTAAAACCTTTTGTTTCTTGTTTACTAACGGCATATGCATCATATTTACCATTTGTTATAGGATAAATAACTGCACCGTCAATATTCTTTTTTAATTCTGATTCACTTCCTGAAGGAGTACTTGCTGCTAGACATCCAGTTAATAAAACTGAAGTTACAACACTTGCACCTATAAATAATTTTTTAGCTTCTAACATGAACATTATTTACAACTCCTTTAGATGTTACTTCCCATCCAACGATTGGGTTTCTATGATAAATACCTTCAACACCAACAGTATCAACTAATTTATCAATTGAAGGTTGAATATGTCCACTATCATCAATAGCTCGACTTAGTAAAACTTTTTTCTTTCCATCCCATCTAGTAATGAAAGAGAATCTAGTCCAAGATTTTGGAAGTACTAAACCTTTAAGTTCAGCTTGAACCCAGTTATTACCACCATCAAGTGAAATATCAACAGTTTTAATTTTTCCTCTTCCAGACCAAGCAATACCAGAAATTTCAACCATATCACCTTTTTTAAGATCAGTCCATGGAAGCTCAGGACAGGGAGAAGTAATAATAGAGTTAACTTCCATTGGCCAGAAGAAATTAATAGCTTTTCCATTTGGTTGTAACATAGTATATTTAGAAGTTTCTTCTTTTGCATGCCATGGTTTATCAGAAAATTCTAATCTTTTTAACCATTTAACATTTAAATTACCTTCCCAACCTGGAACTAATAATCTAACTGGATATCCTTGCTCAGGTCTTAATGGTTCCCCATTTTGTCCCCATACAAGCATTGCATCATCAAGAACTTTTTCAATTGGAATAGTTCTTCCCATTTCAGAGTTATCACTTCCTTCTGCTAACATCCATTGAGCTTCAGGTTTAATACCTAAATCTTCAAGAAGAACACTTAATTTAACACCTGTCCATTCAGCAGAACTCATCATTCCTTTTACAAATTGAAGGTTGTTAAATTGTGGTCCTCTCCATCCAGTTGAACCATTTGCAGGACATTCAATAAAATGGATTCGACTTTCAGATGGATATCTTTTTAATTGTTCTAAAGTTAAAACAATTGGTTTTTCAACTAAACCATGAATCATTAATCTAAATTTATTTGGATCAATATGTGCAGTACCACCATGGTTTCTAGTAAAGAATAAACCATTTGGAGTAATGATTCCTTCTTGTTGATGTAGTGGTGACATTGAAACAGTAGCATATCTATCACCAGAAGATAAAAGATCATTTACTCTTCTAACGTTATTATGCTCATAAGGTGAAGGTACACCATAAGGATATTTATCTACCTTATCCCCTAATTTTGTTCCCCATTCAACATGATGAGTAATATTCTCATCATCAGCTTTTGCTTTAATAGGTGCTACAGAACTAGCAGCTGCTACAGCTCCGGCGGAATAGATTGCAGTCTTCTTGAAAAAATTTCTTCTACTTAGTTTTGGCTCTGAAGTAGTTGATAATTCTTTTTCTTGAATCTCGCTAACTTTTGTCATTTCCCCTCCTTATTATATTAGTATTGTAAAAAATACCTTGTAAAACAGATTAATTATAGTTTTAATATCTTAATAAAAACTAAATGGTGAAGTATTAATTTTTCTTATTATAAGAGGTGGAAATTTTATTATAAATTTTATGTATATATATTATAAAGACTACTTATTATATTTGAGTAAATAGCACGAAGGTAGCAAAAAATTGGGTTGATTTTGATAATGAGAAGTAAAAGTTATATTAAAGATAATTAAATTTAATCTTACGTTAAAATTAACTTTTTTTTGTTTTTTTGAATTTTCTTATTTATTTTGTATATTATAGTAACATTTTAGGATTTATTTTTTGACTTATATCAAGAAATAAATATAAATTAGATTAAATATTAAAAAATATTATTTTATTTATTCCTAAATTAATCTAGTATAAAAAGGAAATAAATAAGTTTTTAGTACTTATTTATTTAATAAATCTTTAGCAAAATCAACAGCTTGATCTGTTATTTTTTCACCTGAGATCATACGTGCTATTTCTGATATTCGTTGCTTATCAGTCAATAATTTTACAGAAGATATACCAGCATGTTTATCAACTAAAAAGTGCTGTTCTGAAGTAGATGTTAGTTGTGGTTGATGAGATATTGCAAATATTTGATAGGATTTTGATAGCTTTGTTAAAACCTTAGAAATTGCATCACTCTCTTTTCCACTTAAGTTAGCATCAATTTCATCTAAGAATAAAACACCATTATCTACAATGTCAAATTCGCTCATAGAAGTAAGTAGTGCTAGCCTAAGCCTATTAAATTCTCCAGATGATATAGTATCAAGGTTTACACCATTTAATTCAAAATTAATAAAGTCAATACCATTAGAATCTAATTCTTTATTGTTAATGATAATCTTTGCATTTGATAAATATAAAAACTTTAAATAATAGTTTATTTTTTTCTCTAAAATAGCTGCTGATTCTAATCTAAAAGACGAAATCTTTTGTGCTAATAAAATCACTTCTTCACTATATTTTGAAACTTTCTTTTCTAGTTGGTGTTTCTCAAATGAGATATTTTCATAAGATTCTAACTCTTTTTTCTTAGTTTCTTTATATTCAATAGCTTCAGCAATTGAACCAAATCTTTTTTGTAAAGATGATAGTTTTTCTATTCTGTCTAAAACTTCTTCGATATTAACATCTTCTAATTCATATAAAGAATCACTAAACTTTTCAAAGATATTGTTTAACTCATTAATAGCCTCATCAAAAAAAGATGAATCTTCTTCCATTAATTCTAATGCAGTTGAAACTTGTGAATTAAAATTTAATACTCCATTAGCATTTTTAATTGCATCTTCAATTTTATCTTTTTTAGCAAGTTTTCTTTTTATTAGATTTAACTCTTCATACTCTTCTATTTGAGGATTAATAGCTTCAATTTTGTCAATCTCAAATTTAGCAAACTCTTTTAAATCTTCAAGTTTTGATTCGTCTTCCAATATCTTTTTTAAAGCTTTTCTAGATTTAGCTAAATCTTCATATTTAGAATCAAACTCTTCTTTTAAAGATGAGAATTTCTTATCTCTTTTCAAAGCTAGACTATCAAGAAATTTAATTAGTTTTGTACTTTGGAAATCAGATGTATCTTTTAGATTTAGATGTTTGATTAGAGTTGAAGAAAAAGAGTTTAGATTCTTTTTTGAAATACTCTGATTATTTAGAAAAAATCTCACTTTTTCTTTTTTTATTGTTTTGATAATAATTTCATCATCAATTTCAATATCATAAGCTTCATCTTTAATTTTCGAATCAATAAGTGATACTTCTCCTAATGATGATTTAACATCAGAGAGTGAAAAAAGAGATAAAATAGCTTGCATTAATATGGATTTACCAGCTCCACTTGGTCCTGTGAAAACATTAAGTCCTTCTTTAAACTCTAAATCTACTTCCTTGAAAGAAAGACAATCTTTTAAATAAATCCTATTAATCATTTTTAATTACCCCATCTTAACTTTTCGTTTAGTACATCAAAATAGTTTCTCTCTATTCTATGAATCATTTTTGCTTTTTTACTTGCAATTCTAATTTTAATTGATTCATTTTGTTCAACTTCATAAATGTCTTGTCCATCTACAATAACAACCGCACCTTGATTATCTGAAATTGTAAATTCTATTTCAAAATCAGCAGGCATTACTAAAGGTCTTTGTGTTAATGAGTGTGGAGCAACAGGTGTAATAATAAAAGCTTCAGTTAAAGGATAAACTAAAGGTCCACCTACAGATAAATTATAAGCAGTAGATCCACTAGGAGTTGAAACTATAACCCCATCTCCATAATATGAATTAAAAGGTTTTCCATCTATTTTTGCATCTATTGAAATCATAGATGAGATTGATTTTCTTGAAATAACAATATCATTAAAAGCTACAAAACTATTAAGGTTTAGTGCCCCTTCAACCATCATTCTATTATCAATTCTATAAACCCCAGATTTAAAATCACTAAGGAATTTTTCTAATTCATCCATATTAATATCAGTCAAGAAACCTAAAGTTCCAAGATTAATTCCTAATACTGGTTTCTCATAATTAAAAGATTTTCTTACTACTGATAATAATGTTCCATCACCACCCACAGATACTAAAAAATCAACTTCATTACAAAGCTTATTTAAAGAAATACCTTTCTCTTTTATCATAGTGGCAGAATTACTTTCTAAAATAACATCAATCCCAACACTATAAAACATATCTTTAATTTTAAAATATGATTCTTTTAATTCTGGGCTTGAAGGCTTTAATATAATTCCTGCTTTTGTAGGATTGTTTAATAATTCAGTTTTTTCGTTTATTCTCAAACTGTTATTCCCTTATTTAATATTGGCAGATTTTAACATAATTATATTATGAAGAGGTTTATAATTACAATTTGTAATATTTTTTCTATTAAAAGGGTTTTTTGAAGTAAAAAAAAGCCCCAACATAAGTCGGGGCTTTTTATAAGTAATAGTTAGAAACTAAATTTAGTTATTAACCATTTCTCTTTTTAATGATTTCGTCAGAAACATTCTTAGGAACGTCCATGTAGTTATCGAAAATCATAGAGTAAGTTGCTCTACCTTGAGACATAGATCTTAAGTCTGTAGAGTAACCGAACATTTCAGCTAATGGAATCATTGCTACAACTAGTTTAACACCAGCTCTATCATCCATAGATTGAACTTGTCCTCTTCTTTTGTTAACGTCACCGATAACATCTCCCATATAATCTTCAGGAGTTTCAATTTCAACTTTCATAATTGGTTCAAGAATTACAGGTTGAGCAGCAGCACTTCTACAACCTTGTTTGAATCCCATAGAAGCAGCAAGTTTGAATGCCATTTCAGATGAATCAACATCATGGTAAGAACCATCATATAAATCAACTGCAATGTTAACTAATGGGTAACCAGCAAGGATACCACCAGCCATAGCTTCTTGACAACCTTTATCAACAGCAGGAACATATTCTTTTGGAACAGATCCACCCTTAATAGATGTTGTAAATAAGTAATTATCTTCAGAATCAGCAGGTAATGGAGTAATTGTTAAGTATACGTGA contains the following coding sequences:
- the soxC gene encoding sulfite dehydrogenase, with amino-acid sequence MTKVSEIQEKELSTTSEPKLSRRNFFKKTAIYSAGAVAAASSVAPIKAKADDENITHHVEWGTKLGDKVDKYPYGVPSPYEHNNVRRVNDLLSSGDRYATVSMSPLHQQEGIITPNGLFFTRNHGGTAHIDPNKFRLMIHGLVEKPIVLTLEQLKRYPSESRIHFIECPANGSTGWRGPQFNNLQFVKGMMSSAEWTGVKLSVLLEDLGIKPEAQWMLAEGSDNSEMGRTIPIEKVLDDAMLVWGQNGEPLRPEQGYPVRLLVPGWEGNLNVKWLKRLEFSDKPWHAKEETSKYTMLQPNGKAINFFWPMEVNSIITSPCPELPWTDLKKGDMVEISGIAWSGRGKIKTVDISLDGGNNWVQAELKGLVLPKSWTRFSFITRWDGKKKVLLSRAIDDSGHIQPSIDKLVDTVGVEGIYHRNPIVGWEVTSKGVVNNVHVRS
- a CDS encoding AAA family ATPase, coding for MINRIYLKDCLSFKEVDLEFKEGLNVFTGPSGAGKSILMQAILSLFSLSDVKSSLGEVSLIDSKIKDEAYDIEIDDEIIIKTIKKEKVRFFLNNQSISKKNLNSFSSTLIKHLNLKDTSDFQSTKLIKFLDSLALKRDKKFSSLKEEFDSKYEDLAKSRKALKKILEDESKLEDLKEFAKFEIDKIEAINPQIEEYEELNLIKRKLAKKDKIEDAIKNANGVLNFNSQVSTALELMEEDSSFFDEAINELNNIFEKFSDSLYELEDVNIEEVLDRIEKLSSLQKRFGSIAEAIEYKETKKKELESYENISFEKHQLEKKVSKYSEEVILLAQKISSFRLESAAILEKKINYYLKFLYLSNAKIIINNKELDSNGIDFINFELNGVNLDTISSGEFNRLRLALLTSMSEFDIVDNGVLFLDEIDANLSGKESDAISKVLTKLSKSYQIFAISHQPQLTSTSEQHFLVDKHAGISSVKLLTDKQRISEIARMISGEKITDQAVDFAKDLLNK
- a CDS encoding NAD(+)/NADH kinase, producing MRINEKTELLNNPTKAGIILKPSSPELKESYFKIKDMFYSVGIDVILESNSATMIKEKGISLNKLCNEVDFLVSVGGDGTLLSVVRKSFNYEKPVLGINLGTLGFLTDINMDELEKFLSDFKSGVYRIDNRMMVEGALNLNSFVAFNDIVISRKSISSMISIDAKIDGKPFNSYYGDGVIVSTPSGSTAYNLSVGGPLVYPLTEAFIITPVAPHSLTQRPLVMPADFEIEFTISDNQGAVVIVDGQDIYEVEQNESIKIRIASKKAKMIHRIERNYFDVLNEKLRWGN